Proteins from one Cryptomeria japonica chromosome 4, Sugi_1.0, whole genome shotgun sequence genomic window:
- the LOC131874982 gene encoding uncharacterized protein LOC131874982: protein MEKKLREKFLPLDYAQTLFRRFQNLKQNLSTLQDYTDEFYQLSIQVEHQEFDEQMAARYVNGLKFSIQDELSMHQIDNMEEAYQLALKAEEKQNRQYFQRNRGARRVTSSPSRGGSSYGMGDSSQGVEKQDDTCPKPSNLQQG, encoded by the coding sequence ATGGAGAAGAAATTAAGAGAAAAGTTTTTGCCTTTAGACTATGCACAAACTCTATTTCGTAGatttcaaaatctgaagcaaaactTATCTACTCTACAAGATTACACAGATGAATTTTACCAGTTATCCATTCAGGTTGAGCATCAAGAATTTGATGAACAAATGGCTGCTAGGTATGTAAATGGATTGAAGTTTTCAATTCAGGATGAATTAAGCATGCACCAGATCGACAATATGGAAGAGGCCTATCAGCTAGCTCTAAAGGCAGAAGAAAAACAAAACAGACAATATTTTCAAAGGAATAGAGGAGCAAGAAGGGTTACTTCATCTCCTTCACGTGGTGGTTCAAGTTATGGTATGGGAGATTCATCCCAAGGAGTAGAGAAGCAAGATGATACCTGCCCAAAGCCCTCTAATCTACAACAAGGATGA